From a single Equus asinus isolate D_3611 breed Donkey chromosome 2, EquAss-T2T_v2, whole genome shotgun sequence genomic region:
- the RPS27L gene encoding ribosomal protein eS27-like isoform X1: MPLARDLLHPSLEEEKKKHKKKRLVQSPNSYFMDVKCPGCYKITTVFSHAQTVVLCVGCSTVLCQPTGGKARLTEGCSFRRKQH; the protein is encoded by the exons ATGCCT TTGGCAAGAGATTTACTACATCCGTCcttggaagaggaaaagaaaaaacataaaaagaaacgGCTAGTTCAAAGTCCGAATTCTTATTTTATGGATGTAAAATGTCCag GTTGCTACAAGATTACTACGGTTTTCAGCCATGCTCAGACAGTGGTTCTTTGTGTAGGTTGTTCAACAGTATTGTGCCAGCCAACAGGAGGAAAGGCCAGGCTCACAGAAG GGTGCTCATTTAGAAGAAAGCAGCACTAA
- the RPS27L gene encoding ribosomal protein eS27-like isoform X2 — protein sequence MDVKCPGCYKITTVFSHAQTVVLCVGCSTVLCQPTGGKARLTEGCSFRRKQH from the exons ATGGATGTAAAATGTCCag GTTGCTACAAGATTACTACGGTTTTCAGCCATGCTCAGACAGTGGTTCTTTGTGTAGGTTGTTCAACAGTATTGTGCCAGCCAACAGGAGGAAAGGCCAGGCTCACAGAAG GGTGCTCATTTAGAAGAAAGCAGCACTAA